A single genomic interval of uncultured Desulfobacter sp. harbors:
- the tuf gene encoding elongation factor Tu, whose product MAKEKFERTKPHVNIGTIGHIDHGKTTLTAAITKLAGLKGHGEYVPFDEIDKAPEERERGITIATAHVEYETDNRHYAHVDCPGHADYIKNMITGAAQMDGAILVVSADDGPMPQTREHILLARQVGVPKIVVFLNKCDMVDDEELIELVEMELQELLDTYEFPGDETPIIRGSALKALECDDVDAEEAKPIFELLDVLDSYVPEPERDTAKPFLMPIEDVFSISGRGTVVTGRIERGIIKTGEEIEIVGIRDTTKTVCTGVEMFRKLLDEGQAGDNVGLLLRGTKRDQVERGQVVCKPGSIEPHTKFKAEMYALSKEEGGRHTPFFSGYRPQFFFRTTDITGVLTLDEGVEMIMPGDNATINVELINPIAMEKELRFAIREGGRTVGAGVVGEIIE is encoded by the coding sequence ATGGCTAAGGAGAAATTTGAGCGGACCAAACCGCACGTGAACATCGGGACAATCGGGCATATCGATCACGGGAAAACCACTCTGACTGCGGCGATTACCAAACTTGCCGGCCTGAAAGGCCATGGGGAGTATGTTCCCTTTGATGAAATTGATAAAGCTCCGGAAGAAAGAGAGCGCGGTATCACCATCGCCACCGCCCATGTTGAGTACGAGACCGACAACCGCCATTACGCGCATGTTGATTGTCCGGGCCATGCTGACTATATTAAAAATATGATCACCGGCGCTGCTCAGATGGATGGTGCTATTCTTGTTGTGTCCGCCGATGACGGTCCCATGCCCCAGACCCGTGAGCACATTCTGCTTGCCCGTCAGGTTGGTGTGCCTAAAATCGTTGTTTTCCTGAACAAATGCGACATGGTCGATGATGAAGAGCTCATTGAACTGGTTGAAATGGAACTTCAGGAGCTTCTTGATACCTACGAATTCCCGGGCGATGAGACGCCAATTATCCGCGGCTCTGCGCTTAAAGCCCTGGAATGTGATGACGTGGACGCTGAAGAAGCCAAGCCTATTTTTGAACTTCTTGATGTGCTTGACTCCTATGTTCCCGAGCCTGAAAGAGATACAGCTAAGCCCTTTCTGATGCCCATCGAAGATGTATTCTCAATTTCCGGACGTGGTACGGTTGTTACCGGTCGTATTGAACGCGGTATAATCAAGACCGGCGAAGAAATTGAAATCGTAGGTATCAGAGATACTACCAAGACGGTATGTACCGGTGTTGAAATGTTCAGAAAGCTTCTGGATGAAGGGCAGGCGGGCGATAATGTCGGATTGTTGTTGCGTGGTACAAAACGTGATCAGGTTGAGCGCGGTCAGGTTGTATGCAAGCCAGGCTCAATTGAACCTCACACCAAATTTAAAGCTGAAATGTATGCCCTGAGTAAAGAAGAAGGAGGGCGTCATACACCTTTCTTTAGCGGTTACAGACCTCAGTTTTTCTTCAGAACCACCGATATTACAGGTGTTTTGACCCTGGACGAAGGTGTTGAAATGATTATGCCTGGTGATAATGCTACCATTAACGTCGAATTGATCAACCCCATCGCCATGGAAAAGGAACTTCGTTTCGCTATTCGTGAGGGTGGTCGTACAGTTGGTGCCGGTGTTGTTGGTGAAATTATAGAATAG
- the rpoB gene encoding DNA-directed RNA polymerase subunit beta, translating into MAGSLLTNKRVRKEFGGKRKIIDIPDLIGMQRDSFEGFLQRDVSPQDREEKGLHSVFKSVFPIKDFTDTSSLEYVSYSFGETKHSMQECISRGMTYDIPVNIRVRLVVYDHDKDTGVSTIRDIKEQEIYFGTIPLMTPRGTFIINGTERAVVSQLHRSSGVFFDHDKGKNYSSGKIIYNARIIPVRGSWIDMEIDAKDIVYIRIDRRRKFPVSILFKAFGYTGEDILDFFYTKERILRKNGSYFREFIPENLVRQRAGYDIKSPETGDVVVKAGRIFTKRALKQLADENLDFIPISEDELIGKAFAINFFLESSDQAPLFRAGDTIAEDTFELLEEKDIDSFDILYVNPRSSDCMRKTLVSDKIESKEEALMDIYRRLRPGNPATIEVAQDFIDHLFFRQAYYDLSKVGRLKMNHRLGVNTKIDVKTLRKEDVLLTASTLIELKDTQGQVDDIDHLGNRRVRAVGELLENHYRIGLVRMERAIKEKMSMQEVDAMMPHDLINPKPVSAVVREFFGTSQLSQFMDQTNPLSETTHKRRLSALGPGGLTRERAGFEVRDVHPSHYGRICPIETPEGPNIGLIVSLCTYARVNDFGFIETPFRIVNDGNASKKIQHLSAFEEKELPIAQANATLDADGNFINPTVSARVGGEFEMVAPEEVKFMDVSPNQLVSVSASLIPFLENDDANRALMGSNMQRQAVPLIRSEAPLVGTGMEAVVARDSGVTIVAECDGVVVDVDSKRIVVKNDDTDDPKFHKAVSIYNCTKFVRSNQNTCFNHRPIVKKNERVKKGHVIADGPSTELGELALGKNVTVAFMPWDGYNYEDSILVSERLVKDGVYTSVHVEEFEVLARDTKLGKEEITRDIPNVGEDALKNLDDSGIIRLGAEVKPGDILVGKITPKGETQLSPEEKLLRAIFGEKAGDVKDTSLCVPPGVHGKVIDAKVFSRRGLPKDDRTRQIEDAEIERFEKDRDDEIKIISDVGRQKVESVLDGHTLSNDLERNGKVLVKAGTKVVSDIFEKVPVSVLVNVTVEDAVLTEKVQVILEQAQAQIKQAREHFNRQVSRFEKGDDLPPGVLKLIKISVALLRVLSVGDKMAGRHGNKGVVSRILRVEDLPYFEDGRPVDMVLNPLGVPSRMNVGQILEIHLGRAAYALGQQIDEMLEEKRLDALRDKAKQIFSLTRKQREGQVDDAIVRDIDAMDDENFLEFISLYKNGVHTATPVFDGATEEEIKELISMSGSDPSGQSILYDGRTGRPFDKPVTVGTMYMLKLHHLVDDKLHARSIGPYSLVTQQPLGGKAQFGGQRLGEMEVWAMEAYGAAHALQEFLTVKSDDMTGRTRMYEKIVKGQNVLEPGMPESFRVLIKELNALGLDMNLIEGSK; encoded by the coding sequence ATGGCCGGAAGTCTTTTGACGAACAAGCGAGTTAGAAAAGAGTTTGGCGGTAAACGTAAAATTATAGACATCCCTGATCTCATCGGGATGCAAAGAGATTCCTTTGAAGGGTTTCTTCAAAGGGATGTTTCACCCCAGGACAGAGAAGAAAAGGGACTTCATTCGGTTTTTAAGTCCGTATTTCCTATCAAGGATTTTACCGATACATCTTCCCTTGAATATGTCTCTTATTCCTTTGGGGAGACCAAGCACTCCATGCAGGAGTGTATCAGTCGCGGGATGACATATGACATCCCGGTAAATATAAGGGTTCGGCTTGTCGTCTATGACCATGACAAAGACACAGGTGTGTCAACCATCCGTGATATAAAGGAACAGGAAATATATTTTGGCACTATTCCTTTGATGACACCCAGGGGGACCTTCATCATCAATGGTACTGAGCGTGCTGTTGTCTCTCAGCTTCACCGTTCATCCGGTGTGTTTTTTGATCATGACAAAGGGAAAAATTACTCTTCGGGTAAGATTATTTATAATGCCCGTATTATTCCAGTGCGTGGTTCCTGGATTGATATGGAAATTGATGCCAAAGATATCGTCTATATCCGTATTGACCGCCGGCGTAAATTTCCTGTTTCCATTCTTTTCAAGGCATTTGGATACACAGGGGAAGATATTCTTGATTTTTTCTATACCAAAGAAAGAATTTTACGTAAGAACGGCTCTTATTTTAGAGAATTCATTCCTGAAAATTTGGTCCGGCAACGGGCCGGCTATGATATTAAATCTCCTGAAACCGGTGATGTTGTCGTCAAGGCTGGTCGAATTTTTACCAAACGTGCCTTAAAACAACTTGCCGATGAAAATTTGGATTTTATCCCTATTTCCGAAGATGAACTCATCGGCAAAGCGTTTGCTATTAACTTTTTTTTGGAAAGCAGTGATCAAGCCCCCTTGTTTAGAGCCGGTGATACCATTGCAGAGGATACTTTTGAACTGCTTGAGGAAAAGGATATAGATAGCTTTGACATTCTCTATGTAAATCCCCGCAGTTCAGATTGTATGCGTAAAACCCTGGTTTCAGACAAGATTGAATCCAAGGAAGAGGCCCTAATGGATATTTACCGCAGGCTTCGTCCCGGTAATCCCGCCACCATTGAGGTGGCCCAGGATTTTATTGATCATCTGTTTTTCCGCCAGGCATATTATGATTTGTCCAAGGTGGGGCGCCTTAAAATGAATCATCGCCTCGGGGTGAATACGAAAATCGACGTAAAAACCCTGAGAAAAGAAGATGTGCTGCTTACCGCGTCTACGCTGATTGAACTCAAAGATACCCAGGGCCAAGTGGACGATATCGACCATTTGGGAAACCGGCGGGTCAGGGCTGTGGGCGAACTTCTGGAAAACCATTACCGCATCGGTCTTGTCCGCATGGAGCGGGCCATCAAGGAAAAGATGAGCATGCAGGAAGTGGATGCCATGATGCCCCATGATCTTATCAATCCTAAGCCGGTATCTGCGGTTGTTCGTGAATTTTTCGGCACGTCACAGCTATCCCAGTTCATGGACCAGACCAATCCTTTGTCTGAAACTACCCATAAGCGGCGTCTTTCAGCGTTGGGTCCTGGTGGGTTGACCCGTGAGCGTGCAGGGTTTGAGGTGCGTGATGTTCACCCATCCCATTATGGCCGTATCTGCCCCATCGAGACCCCTGAGGGGCCCAACATCGGTTTGATTGTTTCCTTGTGTACCTACGCCCGGGTAAATGATTTTGGATTTATTGAAACCCCTTTCAGGATAGTAAATGACGGAAATGCCAGTAAAAAAATTCAGCATTTAAGTGCATTTGAAGAAAAAGAACTTCCCATTGCCCAGGCCAATGCTACGTTGGACGCTGATGGGAATTTTATCAATCCCACGGTATCTGCACGGGTGGGCGGTGAATTTGAGATGGTGGCACCTGAAGAAGTAAAGTTTATGGACGTGTCGCCAAACCAGTTGGTATCCGTATCCGCATCGCTGATCCCTTTCCTTGAAAATGATGACGCCAACAGGGCGCTTATGGGCTCCAACATGCAGCGCCAGGCCGTACCGTTGATTCGCAGTGAAGCCCCTTTAGTGGGTACCGGCATGGAAGCGGTTGTCGCCAGGGACTCCGGGGTTACTATTGTGGCTGAGTGCGACGGGGTGGTGGTTGATGTGGATTCAAAGCGTATTGTTGTTAAAAATGATGACACTGATGATCCAAAATTTCATAAGGCTGTTTCAATTTATAACTGTACCAAGTTTGTCCGTTCCAACCAGAACACCTGCTTTAATCACAGGCCCATTGTGAAGAAAAATGAGCGGGTTAAAAAAGGGCACGTCATTGCGGATGGGCCGTCCACGGAATTGGGGGAACTGGCGCTTGGGAAAAATGTGACTGTGGCCTTCATGCCCTGGGATGGGTACAATTATGAGGATTCCATACTGGTATCCGAGCGCCTGGTCAAAGATGGTGTGTACACGTCTGTTCATGTTGAGGAGTTTGAGGTCCTGGCCAGAGATACCAAGCTTGGCAAGGAAGAGATCACCAGGGACATCCCCAATGTGGGTGAAGATGCCTTGAAAAATCTGGATGACAGCGGCATTATCCGTCTGGGGGCTGAGGTCAAACCCGGTGATATTCTGGTGGGTAAAATTACGCCCAAGGGCGAAACTCAGCTCTCTCCTGAAGAAAAGCTGCTGCGCGCCATTTTCGGTGAAAAAGCGGGTGATGTAAAGGATACGTCACTTTGTGTGCCTCCGGGTGTTCATGGAAAGGTGATTGATGCCAAGGTATTTTCACGCCGCGGTCTGCCAAAGGATGACCGAACACGCCAGATCGAAGATGCAGAGATAGAGCGTTTTGAAAAAGACCGTGATGATGAGATTAAAATTATTTCCGATGTCGGCCGACAGAAAGTTGAATCCGTACTTGACGGTCATACACTGTCCAATGATCTGGAACGAAACGGCAAGGTTCTGGTTAAGGCCGGAACAAAAGTTGTTTCTGATATTTTTGAAAAAGTACCTGTGTCCGTACTGGTAAATGTCACTGTTGAGGATGCCGTATTGACCGAAAAAGTTCAGGTTATCCTTGAACAAGCCCAGGCTCAGATAAAACAGGCCCGGGAGCATTTCAACCGTCAGGTTTCCAGATTTGAAAAGGGTGACGACCTTCCTCCAGGGGTTCTTAAGCTTATTAAAATTTCTGTTGCTCTGTTGCGGGTGCTTTCCGTGGGAGATAAAATGGCCGGCCGCCACGGGAACAAGGGTGTTGTTTCAAGAATCCTTCGGGTCGAGGATCTGCCTTATTTTGAAGACGGTCGACCTGTTGACATGGTGCTTAATCCCTTGGGTGTGCCTTCCCGTATGAATGTGGGTCAGATCCTTGAGATTCATCTGGGTCGGGCAGCCTATGCCCTGGGGCAGCAAATTGACGAAATGCTTGAGGAAAAGCGGCTTGACGCATTGCGGGACAAAGCCAAACAAATATTTTCTTTGACCCGGAAACAAAGAGAAGGGCAGGTGGATGATGCCATTGTCCGGGACATTGATGCCATGGATGATGAAAATTTTTTGGAGTTCATTTCCCTTTATAAAAATGGTGTCCATACCGCCACACCGGTATTTGACGGTGCCACAGAGGAAGAGATCAAGGAATTGATCAGCATGTCCGGCAGTGACCCTTCGGGCCAGTCCATCCTCTATGACGGGCGTACCGGGAGACCTTTTGATAAACCGGTTACTGTGGGAACCATGTATATGCTCAAGCTTCACCATCTGGTTGACGACAAGCTGCATGCACGGTCCATTGGGCCGTACTCCCTTGTCACCCAGCAGCCCCTTGGTGGTAAGGCTCAGTTCGGTGGCCAGCGTCTTGGGGAGATGGAGGTTTGGGCTATGGAAGCTTACGGTGCCGCCCATGCACTTCAAGAATTTCTTACGGTGAAATCCGATGATATGACAGGCCGGACCCGTATGTATGAAAAAATTGTTAAAGGCCAGAATGTCCTGGAACCTGGAATGCCTGAGTCCTTCAGGGTTCTGATAAAAGAGCTTAATGCTCTGGGGCTGGATATGAATCTTATAGAAGGCAGCAAATAA
- the rpsG gene encoding 30S ribosomal protein S7, translating into MAEKLVFKEGFMQDATHEEKLAAKFVNCVMRDGKKNAARKVVANALMIAEDKIGEPALAVFKKAIDNIRPSVEVKSRRIGGSTYQVPTDIKPGRQTALAFRWLINFSRSRSEKGFGNKLAAELMDAYNERGGAIKKREDTHRMAEANKAFAHFRW; encoded by the coding sequence ATGGCAGAAAAACTAGTGTTTAAAGAAGGTTTCATGCAGGATGCCACGCATGAGGAAAAGCTTGCAGCCAAGTTTGTCAATTGTGTTATGAGAGACGGCAAAAAGAATGCTGCCCGAAAAGTTGTGGCTAATGCGTTGATGATTGCTGAAGATAAAATTGGCGAGCCTGCTTTGGCAGTGTTTAAAAAAGCGATTGATAATATCAGGCCTTCTGTTGAAGTGAAATCAAGAAGGATCGGTGGGTCTACCTATCAGGTGCCCACTGATATAAAACCCGGTCGCCAGACCGCTCTGGCCTTCAGATGGCTTATTAATTTTAGCAGAAGTCGTTCTGAGAAAGGCTTCGGGAATAAGCTTGCTGCTGAGTTGATGGACGCTTATAACGAGCGTGGCGGTGCAATCAAGAAAAGAGAAGATACACATAGAATGGCTGAGGCCAACAAGGCATTCGCGCATTTTAGGTGGTAG
- the rpsL gene encoding 30S ribosomal protein S12, with the protein MPTINQLVRKGRKKAEKKVSTPALKGGPQKRGVCTRVYTSTPKKPNSALRKVARVRLTTGMEVAAYIPGMGHNLQEHSVVLVRGGRVKDLPGVRYHIVRGALDTLGVDDRRQGRSKYGAKRPK; encoded by the coding sequence ATGCCGACCATAAATCAATTGGTGAGAAAAGGTAGAAAGAAAGCTGAAAAAAAGGTAAGTACGCCGGCGTTGAAGGGTGGACCTCAAAAGCGCGGGGTTTGCACCAGGGTCTATACTTCTACTCCTAAAAAACCGAACTCAGCTCTAAGGAAAGTTGCAAGGGTTCGTTTGACAACCGGTATGGAAGTTGCGGCTTATATCCCAGGCATGGGGCATAATCTCCAGGAGCACTCTGTTGTTCTGGTCAGGGGCGGAAGGGTGAAGGACCTTCCAGGCGTGCGCTATCATATTGTAAGGGGTGCCCTTGATACGCTGGGTGTGGATGACCGTCGCCAGGGACGTTCCAAATATGGTGCCAAGCGTCCCAAGTAG
- the rpoC gene encoding DNA-directed RNA polymerase subunit beta', with amino-acid sequence MDNIYDFFAKPKDPQSYQGVQISLASSDQIREWSHGEIKKPETINYRTFKPERDGLFCAKVFGPTKDYECNCGKYKRMKHRGVVCEKCGVEVIQSKVRRERMAHIELAAPVSHIWFLKSLPSKIGNVLDMTLKNLEKVLYFDSYLVIDPKDTGLKKLQLLSDDQYYEAIEEFGEEGFVAGIGAEAILTLLNEIDLQAVHDELTEEIGLTKSMAKQQKMAKRMKVIDAFLTSGIEPSRMILTACPILPPDLRPLVPLEGGRFATSDLNDLYRRVLNRNNRLKRLVDLNAPDIIVRNEKRMLQEAVDVLFDNGRHGRVVTGTNKRPLKSLSDTLKGKQGRFRQNLLGKRVDYSGRTVITVGSELRLHQCGIPKKMALELFKPFIYNYLEQKSLVSTVKSAKKMVEREETEVWDALEAVVKEYPVMLNRAPTLHRLGFQAFEPVLIEGKAIQLHPLVCPAFNADFDGDQMAVHVPLSLESQLEARIMMLSTNNILSPANGQPIIVPTQDIVLGIYYMTRAMSGQQGEGATFSSIDEVRFAFDAGELNIHAKIKVRIDDEIYETTTGRILLWETIPGDVLLNMSRIRTESLEDAEAALAELKAGEDFDAVLNKYGDDEIKKTRGTTGVLTRKEFKNIFQVSDVVVEQLYGLKQGQFTDVRMVGDKYTIFKVDERTSTLPFSLVNKLMDKKSIVKLIDYAYRNIGLKETVILSDRLKDIGYKNSTLGGLSICIDDMIIPANKWELIGKAEKNIEDIKNQYSEGLITRGERYNKVVDIWAQATDDIANAMMEVMKNPPKKEGADSSEELNAVYVMADSGARGSKDQMRQLAGMRGLMAKPSGEIIENPITACFREGLSVLQYFISTHGARKGLADTALKTANSGYLTRRLADVGQDCTIVEPDCGTINGIEVEALYEGGEIIQTLGERILGRVTQEDIRDPYSDEFIVASDTELNEAHVAKIEAAGVQRVKIRSVLTCNSKHGVCSRCYGRDLAHGVTVEIGQAIGIVAAQSIGEPGTQLTMRTFHIGGTASRKVEVAEVKARVGGILKFNDDIQTVTSAQGDVIVMNRKGGGVTIVGEEGRERAKENVIYGATLHAKDGQQIEPGDIIASWDPFTTPIITEVSGRIRFADIIVGNTVQEQIDPVTGKVSRTIIESKDVEVRPRITVKDKEGKAVKLPNSKTPARYYLPVNAILTVEEDDNIMAGDVIAKLPRATTKTKDITGGLPRVAELFEVRKPKDPAVLTEIDGYVTVSKGTKGRQKVTVKPADVGEAKEYAIPKGQHVSVYDGDYVKSGDPLIAGSANPQDIMNIKGEVALAKYLVDEVQEVYRLQGVRINDKHIEVVIRQMMRRVKVISTGDTNFIPDEQVDRILFEETNRKVAMEGGEPAKGEPLILGITKASLSTDSFLSAASFQETTKVLTLAAIEGKYDSLKGLKENVVMGRLIPAGTGFPGYRDLEVGYGEFSEV; translated from the coding sequence TTGGATAATATTTATGATTTCTTCGCAAAACCAAAAGATCCCCAAAGTTACCAGGGGGTTCAGATCAGCCTTGCATCATCAGATCAGATTCGGGAATGGTCCCATGGTGAAATAAAAAAACCAGAGACCATTAACTACAGAACGTTTAAGCCCGAACGTGACGGTCTTTTCTGTGCCAAGGTATTTGGACCGACCAAGGATTACGAGTGTAATTGCGGCAAATACAAGCGCATGAAGCACCGGGGGGTGGTTTGTGAAAAATGCGGGGTTGAAGTTATTCAGTCCAAGGTCAGACGAGAGCGTATGGCGCATATTGAGCTTGCCGCACCTGTGTCCCATATCTGGTTTTTGAAAAGTCTGCCTTCCAAGATTGGTAATGTCCTGGATATGACGTTGAAGAACCTGGAAAAGGTTCTCTATTTTGATTCCTATCTTGTTATTGATCCCAAGGATACCGGGCTAAAAAAATTACAGCTGCTTTCCGATGACCAGTATTATGAAGCCATTGAAGAATTTGGTGAGGAGGGCTTTGTTGCCGGTATCGGCGCAGAGGCGATTTTAACCCTGCTCAATGAGATTGATCTTCAGGCGGTTCATGATGAACTTACCGAAGAGATCGGCCTGACCAAATCCATGGCCAAGCAGCAAAAAATGGCCAAGCGTATGAAGGTAATTGATGCCTTTTTAACTTCAGGCATAGAACCTTCCCGGATGATCTTGACGGCCTGCCCCATTCTGCCTCCGGATCTGCGCCCTCTTGTACCTCTTGAAGGCGGCCGGTTTGCCACCTCGGATCTCAATGATTTGTATCGTCGGGTGCTTAACCGTAATAACCGTCTTAAACGGCTGGTTGATCTCAATGCCCCGGATATTATTGTCCGAAACGAGAAGCGGATGCTCCAGGAAGCTGTGGATGTGCTTTTTGACAATGGGCGCCATGGTCGGGTGGTCACAGGTACCAACAAACGTCCGTTGAAGTCTTTGTCTGATACACTTAAGGGTAAACAGGGGCGTTTCCGCCAGAATCTTTTAGGCAAACGTGTGGATTATTCCGGTCGTACCGTAATCACCGTTGGGTCTGAGCTTCGCCTCCACCAGTGCGGCATTCCCAAGAAAATGGCTTTGGAGCTGTTCAAGCCGTTTATTTATAATTACCTCGAGCAGAAGAGCCTGGTCTCCACGGTTAAGAGTGCTAAAAAAATGGTTGAACGCGAGGAGACTGAAGTATGGGATGCCCTTGAAGCCGTGGTAAAGGAATACCCGGTTATGCTTAACCGTGCACCCACCCTGCATCGTCTCGGGTTCCAGGCGTTTGAGCCGGTATTGATCGAAGGCAAGGCCATTCAGCTTCATCCATTGGTGTGCCCGGCATTTAACGCTGACTTTGACGGTGACCAGATGGCCGTTCACGTGCCGCTGTCCTTGGAATCCCAGCTTGAAGCCAGGATCATGATGTTGTCCACCAACAATATTTTGTCCCCGGCTAATGGTCAGCCTATTATTGTTCCCACCCAGGATATCGTATTGGGTATTTATTATATGACCCGGGCAATGTCCGGTCAGCAAGGGGAAGGGGCCACCTTTTCAAGTATTGACGAGGTGCGTTTTGCCTTTGATGCGGGAGAGCTGAATATTCACGCTAAGATTAAGGTTCGTATTGACGATGAGATTTACGAGACCACTACCGGACGGATTCTTCTGTGGGAAACCATCCCGGGTGACGTACTGTTGAATATGAGCCGTATCCGGACCGAAAGTCTCGAAGATGCCGAGGCTGCTCTTGCTGAGCTAAAGGCCGGTGAAGATTTTGATGCTGTCCTTAATAAATACGGGGATGATGAAATTAAAAAGACCCGGGGAACAACAGGCGTTTTAACACGTAAGGAATTTAAAAATATTTTCCAGGTTTCCGATGTGGTGGTGGAGCAGCTTTACGGACTGAAACAAGGGCAGTTCACCGATGTCCGGATGGTAGGAGACAAGTACACCATTTTTAAAGTGGATGAAAGAACCTCTACGTTGCCGTTTAGTCTGGTGAATAAATTGATGGATAAAAAATCCATTGTAAAGCTCATCGATTATGCCTACCGAAATATCGGCTTAAAGGAAACCGTTATCCTTTCCGACCGCTTAAAGGACATTGGATACAAGAATTCAACGCTTGGCGGTCTGTCCATCTGCATTGATGACATGATTATTCCGGCGAATAAATGGGAGTTGATTGGCAAGGCCGAAAAAAATATTGAAGATATCAAAAATCAGTATTCCGAAGGCTTGATTACCCGGGGTGAACGGTATAACAAGGTGGTTGATATCTGGGCCCAGGCCACAGACGATATTGCCAACGCTATGATGGAGGTTATGAAAAATCCTCCCAAAAAAGAGGGGGCAGACAGTTCAGAAGAACTCAATGCCGTCTATGTCATGGCGGATTCCGGCGCCCGTGGTTCCAAGGATCAGATGCGTCAGTTGGCTGGTATGCGCGGGTTGATGGCTAAACCATCCGGTGAAATTATTGAGAATCCCATCACCGCATGTTTTCGTGAAGGTCTGTCCGTACTCCAGTATTTTATCTCCACCCATGGTGCCCGTAAGGGGCTGGCTGATACTGCACTGAAAACAGCCAATTCCGGTTACCTTACCCGTCGTCTAGCTGACGTCGGCCAGGACTGCACCATAGTGGAACCTGATTGCGGTACCATCAACGGCATTGAAGTTGAAGCATTGTATGAGGGCGGCGAGATTATTCAGACCCTTGGGGAAAGAATTCTTGGGCGCGTGACCCAGGAGGATATCCGTGATCCCTATTCCGATGAATTTATTGTGGCGTCAGATACGGAACTCAATGAAGCCCATGTGGCTAAAATTGAAGCAGCAGGCGTTCAACGGGTAAAAATCAGATCCGTATTGACATGCAATTCAAAACATGGTGTCTGTTCAAGGTGCTACGGCCGGGATCTTGCCCATGGTGTCACCGTGGAAATTGGTCAGGCCATTGGTATTGTAGCAGCCCAGTCCATTGGTGAACCCGGTACCCAGTTAACCATGCGTACCTTTCACATCGGTGGTACAGCGTCCAGAAAAGTAGAGGTTGCTGAAGTCAAGGCCCGTGTGGGTGGGATTTTAAAGTTCAATGATGATATTCAGACCGTAACTTCTGCCCAGGGAGATGTCATTGTCATGAATCGTAAAGGTGGTGGTGTGACCATTGTCGGCGAGGAGGGACGTGAGCGTGCTAAGGAGAATGTCATTTATGGCGCCACTCTCCATGCCAAGGACGGTCAGCAGATCGAGCCGGGCGATATTATCGCCTCCTGGGATCCCTTTACCACACCGATTATCACTGAAGTATCCGGTCGGATAAGATTTGCTGATATTATTGTGGGAAATACGGTCCAGGAACAGATTGATCCGGTTACCGGCAAGGTGTCAAGAACGATAATTGAAAGCAAGGATGTCGAGGTTCGACCCAGGATTACCGTCAAAGACAAAGAGGGTAAAGCGGTCAAGCTGCCCAACTCTAAAACCCCTGCAAGATATTACCTGCCGGTAAACGCCATTCTCACTGTTGAAGAGGATGACAACATCATGGCGGGTGATGTGATCGCCAAACTGCCGCGTGCCACCACAAAGACCAAAGATATTACCGGGGGTTTGCCCAGGGTTGCCGAGCTTTTTGAGGTTAGAAAGCCAAAAGATCCGGCAGTACTGACTGAAATTGATGGTTATGTCACTGTATCAAAGGGGACCAAAGGCCGTCAGAAGGTTACGGTTAAGCCTGCCGATGTTGGAGAGGCCAAAGAATACGCCATTCCCAAGGGACAGCATGTGTCCGTGTATGACGGTGATTATGTAAAATCAGGAGATCCCCTGATTGCAGGTTCTGCCAATCCCCAGGATATAATGAATATCAAGGGTGAAGTGGCACTGGCCAAATACCTGGTTGACGAGGTCCAGGAAGTTTACAGGCTTCAGGGTGTACGAATCAATGACAAGCACATCGAAGTTGTTATCCGTCAGATGATGCGCCGGGTTAAAGTGATCTCCACCGGAGACACCAACTTTATACCCGATGAACAGGTTGACCGTATTCTTTTTGAGGAAACCAATCGCAAGGTGGCTATGGAGGGCGGTGAGCCGGCCAAGGGTGAACCCTTGATTCTTGGTATTACCAAGGCCTCTTTGTCCACAGATAGTTTTTTGTCTGCGGCATCGTTTCAGGAAACCACTAAGGTGCTGACCCTTGCTGCCATTGAAGGTAAATATGACAGCCTCAAGGGGTTGAAAGAAAACGTTGTTATGGGCCGGCTTATCCCGGCCGGTACGGGTTTTCCCGGCTATCGCGACCTGGAAGTCGGATATGGTGAATTCTCTGAGGTATAG
- the rpsJ gene encoding 30S ribosomal protein S10, translated as MLKTKIRIRLKAYDHKLLDQSSVDIVDTARKTGARIVGPVPLPTRINKFTVLRSPHVNKKSREQFEIRTHKRMMDILEPTQQTVDALMKLDLSPGVDVEIKL; from the coding sequence ATGTTGAAGACTAAAATTAGAATTAGGCTCAAAGCTTATGATCATAAGCTGCTTGATCAGTCTTCAGTAGATATTGTTGATACGGCAAGGAAAACCGGTGCCAGAATTGTGGGGCCGGTTCCCTTACCCACCCGGATCAACAAATTTACTGTGTTGCGTTCACCTCATGTGAATAAAAAATCCCGTGAGCAGTTTGAAATCAGAACGCACAAAAGAATGATGGATATTCTTGAGCCGACACAGCAGACCGTGGATGCGTTAATGAAACTTGACCTGTCCCCCGGCGTGGACGTTGAAATTAAATTATAG